The stretch of DNA ATATATAACAGATTGTAATTATTTATATAGAAGAGATCGCCAAATTTAACATCACCCTGCATTGATACTAACGATATGTGTGCTGTATTGTCTTCTCTGCCCACTGAATGCCATTTAATTCTTCGCCTCTCCTATTTTCCCTCTTCTCCATTCCTCTCCGCTCCGCCGTTTCTCCGCATTCCCCTTTCTCCTTTCGATTCTGTTCCATCTTCCCTTCTTCTCTGTTTGTGTATATGGCTCCGTTTCTCGAAACCCAGAAGACACCTCTCGACGGGGAGAGTAATCACAATGCCGCCGGAGCTGGGAGTCAAGCGCCGCCGATGCCGTCCAGAGTCACGGTTGTTGGAAGTGGGAATTGGGGGAGCGTCGCAGCCAAGCTCATTGCGTCCAACACCCTCAAGCTTAATTCATTTCAcggtttccttttttttttctttttttttacctCGTTTGTTGATCGTTCGTGTTCGTATTTCAGCATAATAGACAATTTTCTTTATCAGTAAATGGAATAAATTTAGCTGTAAGCattttagatttgttttctgaTTTGTAAACTAATTTCGGGGTGCGTATACAGATGAAGTGAGGATGTGGGTGTTTGAGGAAgtattgccaacaggtgaaaagCTCTCTGAAGTTATAAATCAAACCAATGTAACGTGTTGCTTGTTCTTTTATTCTTACTGGATCTTAATTTATCCAGGTACGAATTTATCCGCAACTTAGTTAAATTGTTCCTTCTTTTACAGGAGAATGTTAAATATCTTCCAGGCATAAAGCTTGGCAAAAATGTTGTTGCAGACCCTGATATTGAGAATGCAGGTATGCAAATCTTGATTGGTTAGTACCATAAATTCGAATAAGACAACGGGCGTGAATTCGTATGTTTGTTTTGAAATTGGCCAGTGAGGGATGCCAACATGTTGGTATTTGTGACACCCCACCAATTCATGGAGGGGATATGCAAAAAGCTAGTAGGAAGGACAAGGGATAACGCGGAAGCAATCTCTCTGATTAAAGGGATGGAGGTGAAGAAGGAAGGTCCATGCATGATTTCTACACTCATCTCCGAACAACTCGGAATTAATTCTTGTGTTCTTATGGGAGCAAATATTGCCAATGAGGTCATTTGGGCAGCCGGTCTCTTATGCTTAGCACAACTAATAAATCCTTTTTGACAACAGAGATCGATGTGTGTGCAGATTGCCGTGGAGAAATTTAGTGAGGCGACCGTGGGATATAGAAAAGATAAAGAGATTGCAGAGAAATGGGTAAAACTGTTCAACACCTCTTACTTCATGGTCTCAGCGGTTAGTGATATTACTCGACAATCGTTTCATTCAATTATATATACAGTTGTAATGTAACCATACACAATCTTATATCGAATTAAAAACAGGTCCAAGATGTGGAAGGAGTTGAACTATGTGGAACACTGAAAAATGTTGTGGCTATTGCTGCAGGTATATTCTGCCATTTCAAACTTTCTTAATGTTGAGTTGTTTAATGGTGTTGTAACTACTGGAGAGTTGGTTATTATTGAATTCGTGAAATAGGTTTCGTGGATGGGTTGGAGATGGGAAACAATACGAAGGTGAAAGAAGCATCAATTTTCTGAGCTTAATTTCTTGGTCAG from Primulina tabacum isolate GXHZ01 chromosome 3, ASM2559414v2, whole genome shotgun sequence encodes:
- the LOC142539519 gene encoding glycerol-3-phosphate dehydrogenase [NAD(+)]-like; the protein is MPFNSSPLLFSLFSIPLRSAVSPHSPFSFRFCSIFPSSLFVYMAPFLETQKTPLDGESNHNAAGAGSQAPPMPSRVTVVGSGNWGSVAAKLIASNTLKLNSFHDEVRMWVFEEVLPTGEKLSEVINQTNENVKYLPGIKLGKNVVADPDIENAVRDANMLVFVTPHQFMEGICKKLVGRTRDNAEAISLIKGMEVKKEGPCMISTLISEQLGINSCVLMGANIANEIAVEKFSEATVGYRKDKEIAEKWVKLFNTSYFMVSAVQDVEGVELCGTLKNVVAIAAGFVDGLEMGNNTKAAIMRIGLREMKALSKLLFPSVKDSTFFESCGVADLITTCLGGRNRKCADAFARNGGKRSFDELEAEMLQGQKLQGVSTAKEVYEVLNHRGWLELFPLFSTVHKICIGQLPPSAIVEYSEHKPNFSIVGGSAQFF